ATGTTTATGAAATTGCACCGAAAAAAAGACTGGAAATTACAGATAGACTTAGAAAGGAAATGATTGAAATTTATAGCGGAATGAATATTTATTAAAATTATTTTATACTTGAATCATGTATTCAAAAAATATATTTTTTATATTTGATCATTTTAAATAGTTTTAATAAAAAAAAATATGGAAGGAGTTGAAAAATGGGCAAAAATATTGATAAAGACAGACAGAATAAGACTGTTCTTTTTGATGCATTGAAAAATCATCTTTCCAACAGGGTTGTGAGATTTGATGTGCCAGGACATAAAGGAGGACGTGGAAATAAGGAATTTAGAGATTTTATTGGGCTGGAAGCGATGCAGATGGATGTTAATTCGATGAAGCCGCTGGATAATTTATGCCATCCGACTTCGGTTATTAAAGAGGCGCAGGAAATAGCGGCGGAGGCTTTTGGGGCGAAAGAGGCTTATTTTATGGTGAGCGGAACTACTGGAGCGGTACAGGCTATGATTATGGCGACTTGTAAGGCCGGGGATAAAATTATTATTCCGAGAAATGTTCATAGAAGCGCTATTAATGCGATGGTAATCTGTGGAGCAATTCCAGTTTATATTAATCCTGGACTTAATAAAAAATTGGGAATATCGCTTGGAATGTCGATTAACGATGTAAAAAAGGCAATTAGTGCAAATCCTGATGCTAAGGCAATTTTGGTAAATAATCCAACTTATTATGGAATTTGCTCGGATTTAAAATCTATTGTGAAATTAGCGCATGAGAATAATATGCTTGTGCTGGTTGATGAAGCACACGGAGCACATTTTTCCTTTGATGAAAACTTGCCCATTTCAGGAATGGCGGCTGGTGCAGATATGGCAGCGATTAGTATGCATAAGACAGGTGGTTCTTTAACGCAAAGTTCAATTTTATTAAGTGGTGAGCGAATAAATGCCGATTATGTGCGGCAAGTTATAAATTTAACTCAAACTACAAGCGCTTCATATTTGCTTATGACTTCGCTTGATGTAGCAAGAAAAAATTTGGCAATAAACGGAAGAGAACTTTTTGAAAAGACAGTTAGATTTGCAGAATATGCTAGAAGTGAAATTAATAAACTGGGCGGATATTATGCCTATGGGAAGGAATTAATTGACGGAGATTCGGTTTATGACTTTGATACGACAAAATTGTCTGTATATACAAAGGATATAGGGCTAGCTGGAATTGAAGTATATGATATTCTGCGGGATGATTATGAAATTCAAATTGAATTTGGAGATTTGGGAAATATTTTGGCAATAATTTCAGCTGGAGATAGAGGATTGGAAATAGAACGGCTAATTTCATCACTTGCCGAAATTAAGAGACTTTACTCAAAAGATTCAACGGGAATGTTCGATCATGAATATATAAATCCTGATGTTGTGCTTCCGCCACAAAAAGCCTTTTACTCAGAAAAGGAAATGATTCCTATAAAAGACAGTGCTGGGAAAATAAGTGGTGAATTTGTTATGGCTTATCCGCCTGGTATACCGATTTTAGCGCCAGGAGAGAGAATTACGGAGGAAATTATAAATTATATTGAATATGCGAAGGAAAAGGGATGTTTGCTTACGGGAACTGAAGATATGCATGTTGAAAAGATAAATGTTGTTTTGGAGTGAGAATTCTAATTCTATTCTAATATTATTTCCTGTTAAACAGCAGGCTAATTATGAATTAAGATCTTTTTTTATTAAATGATATAAAATAAAACTCCTGTTTTTAAATAGGGTTTAGTATTAAGATAGAGAAATTGATGAAAGAAGGAAATAAAAATGGCTGATAGCAGATTTTTGAAATTTTTTAATTACATTTTACTAGTTGAAGGCAGTTATTCTAATGACAGAAATGATAAAGGCGGAGAAACAAAATATGGAATTACTAAAGAGAAGGCTAGAGAATGTGGTTATAAGGGAAGTATGAAGGATTTTACGAAGGCAATGGCTGAAAAAATTTATGAGGAAAAATATTATAAGGCAAAAAAATTAGATAAGATAAAAAATGATAAAATAGCGCTTAGTATATTTGATTTTTCAGTAAATGCTGGGAGATATGGAATTAAAAAGGCTCAGGAGGCTGTGAACAAGGTTTATGGTAAAAATGTAATTAGTGTAGATGGAGCAGTTGGGCCTATGACGTTAAAATATTTAAATGAAGTTAATCCAGCTAAATTTTTAACGGTTTATCATAATTTACAACGTGAATACTATAAGTCCCTTGCCAAAAGTAATCCAACTCAAAGTGATTTTTTAACTGGATGGCTAAATAGAGTTAAAACTAAGGAAAATTATTTGAAAAATGTTTAATTTAGTATAAAAAATAGAATAAAATTATAAAAAGTAGGTAATATAAATTGAAAGGAGTGTAGCAGATGGAATTATGGTATACAGAAGAGCATACAAAAAATGTTCGGTTTTCTATAAAGGTTGATAAGCAGTTAGTCAGTGTGAAAAGTGATTTTCAGCGGATTGATATTTTTGAATCGCAGGAATTTGGGCGGTTTTTGACGCTGGATGGATTTATGATGCTGACAGAAAAGGATGAGTTTATTTACCATGAGATGATAACACATGTTCCGATGGCAGTAAATCCTAAAGCTAAGAAAATATTGGTAATTGGCGCTGGAGATGGCGGGACTGTCCGTGAACTTGTAAAATATGAACATAT
The DNA window shown above is from Leptotrichia wadei and carries:
- a CDS encoding aminotransferase class I/II-fold pyridoxal phosphate-dependent enzyme encodes the protein MGKNIDKDRQNKTVLFDALKNHLSNRVVRFDVPGHKGGRGNKEFRDFIGLEAMQMDVNSMKPLDNLCHPTSVIKEAQEIAAEAFGAKEAYFMVSGTTGAVQAMIMATCKAGDKIIIPRNVHRSAINAMVICGAIPVYINPGLNKKLGISLGMSINDVKKAISANPDAKAILVNNPTYYGICSDLKSIVKLAHENNMLVLVDEAHGAHFSFDENLPISGMAAGADMAAISMHKTGGSLTQSSILLSGERINADYVRQVINLTQTTSASYLLMTSLDVARKNLAINGRELFEKTVRFAEYARSEINKLGGYYAYGKELIDGDSVYDFDTTKLSVYTKDIGLAGIEVYDILRDDYEIQIEFGDLGNILAIISAGDRGLEIERLISSLAEIKRLYSKDSTGMFDHEYINPDVVLPPQKAFYSEKEMIPIKDSAGKISGEFVMAYPPGIPILAPGERITEEIINYIEYAKEKGCLLTGTEDMHVEKINVVLE
- a CDS encoding glycoside hydrolase family 108 protein, producing MADSRFLKFFNYILLVEGSYSNDRNDKGGETKYGITKEKARECGYKGSMKDFTKAMAEKIYEEKYYKAKKLDKIKNDKIALSIFDFSVNAGRYGIKKAQEAVNKVYGKNVISVDGAVGPMTLKYLNEVNPAKFLTVYHNLQREYYKSLAKSNPTQSDFLTGWLNRVKTKENYLKNV